From a region of the Salarias fasciatus chromosome 6, fSalaFa1.1, whole genome shotgun sequence genome:
- the LOC115389941 gene encoding histone H2B-like codes for MPEPAKSAPKKGSKKAVSKTTGKGGKKKRRPRKESYAIYVYKVLKQVHPDTGISSKAMSIMNSFVNDIFERIASEASRLAHYNKRSTISSREIQTAVRLLLPGELAKHAVSEGTKAVTKYTSSK; via the coding sequence ATGCCTGAACCCGCTAAATCTGCGCCCAAGAAGGGCTCAAAGAAAGCCGTGAGCAAGACCACCGGCAAAGGAGgcaagaagaagagaagacCCAGAAAGGAGAGCTACGCCATCTACGTGTACAAGGTGCTGAAGCAGGTCCACCCCGACACCGGCATCTCGTCCAAGGCCATGAGCATCATGAACTCGTTCGTCAACGACATCTTCGAGCGCATCGCCTCGGAGGCGTCTCGCCTGGCTCACTACAACAAGCgctccaccatctcctccaGGGAGATCCAGACCGCCGTGCGTCTCCTGCTGCCCGGCGAGCTGGCCAAGCACGCCGTGTCCGAGGGCACCAAGGCCGTCACCAAATACACCAGCTCCAAGTAa